Within the Borrelia parkeri genome, the region GTATTTCTTTTGACAAAACTCTTGAAGATGAATCTAGTAGTGTGAATATCGATCATACTTTGTCTTCAAATGCAGAGAGTAATACTCGTAATGTTGTTGATTCGTTATCTAATAAAAAAGATAAAGAAGATATAGAGCCTGTGGGTATTAATTTTACTACATCCCAGGATAATGATTTGTTTAGTGAGTCTTCTTCTCTTGGTTTAGCTAATGTTGTTAATGGAGATGATAGTAAGGTTCAGGATTTGGTGACAAACTTAGATGGAGATGATAAAATTTTAAGAGAACCTATAGTTGATCAAAGTTCTGTTAATGTTGCCTTAGAGGTAAAAAATAGTGCTCATTTAGGTAATTTTGTCCTTGATGAAGAATTCTCCAATGTAGAAAGTGTAGAGGAAGAGAATGTTTCATCTTATGAGCAAGATAATTTGAGAGATCATAATTATTCTTTGGGTGATAGTTTAAATAAAATTGAATATTTAGACAAAAGCTTAGAAGATTTAAATAGCGAACAATTTAAGGAAGAAGATGAAGATTTAAGTAATTTTAATGATATTGCTATTCATGAAATTGATAGTGTGGATATAAATTTGAGTGATGATGCATCTTTGCGTAAAAGAGATGTTGTTGTTGATAATGGTTCTTTGAGACAAAATCAAGAAATTGATAATATTTCTTCTGGTTTAAAAAAGCTTGATAATTTTGAAGATGTGTTAAAGGCAGATTTAAATTGTGTAGACTTGCAATGTTGTATTGAAGATTTTGAAGAAGACAATCTTTATGATTCTGAGGTAAGTGATTTGGAAGAAAAGTTGGAGCAGGATGAAGAATTGAATTCATATTCTTTAAAGGGGCAAGAGATCAGAGATGATAATTATGCTTCCGATTTTAGTTTTTCTGATGTTGAGACTATAATAAATAAGTTTAATGACAATGATTATTTGAGTAAGATTAAGTTGAGTGATAAAGAACGGGTTGCATTAATTAGTTTTATTAGTAAATTGGAAAGCGATCTTGCGTCTAGTCCTAAGGGTAATAGTTTTAAAATTAAAAAAGAATATGAGATTTTACAAAAAATTAAGCGTTTACTAGTAAGAGAGTAGGGCTATTTATTTAATTAGATATTATTTTTTGTTTTTTGTTGCTTCGGTTTTATTTTTATTTTTAACTTTTTTTTATTTCATTAATAAATTTTTAAATCAGATTGATTTTGATTTTGATGATTTAATAGATGATGTAAAGTCATATAATATAAAATTTTTTAAGGATTTAGATTTAGAAAATTATTTCGATAAAACTTTATTTGATAATGATTTGGTTAATTCTTATTATTTACTCTCATCGGTTAGTGGAATGTTGATTTATAAATCAAAAGATGATTCAATTTATAAACTGAGTGATAAATTAGAACCGACTTTTCTTAAAAATAGTGTTTTTATAAAAAAAATTAAAGTCAATTTTGAATTGAATAATAATGCCCTTGTTAGTTTAGTTGTATATTATAATATCCTGCCAAAGAGCAGGATACTATACATTTTACATTTTTATCTCTTTGTAATATCTCTTGCCTATTTTTGTTTTTCTGTTTTTGTTTTATATTGCATATATCGAGATATTAATGGTGGGGATCATGATGCTCGTTGTTATCTTTTAGATTAGCTTCATTAGGATCATTATCTTTGATTTTTATCTTTTTCTCTAAGTTGAATATGTCGAAGAAAGTCCACTTGTTAGTGATATGGTAATATACATCATTATCTCTCTTTAGTAGGATGTCTTTGTTTTTTTCATCTTTATTGAAATAAACATCAATATTATTGACACCTTTGTTATTCCATTGTATTTCGATATTATATTGGAGATCATAGTCGTTAATTTTTGTTTTATCTATTTCAAGACCATCTGTTGTAAATTCTTGGATCATTTGTAAGAGCCTTTCTTTGCGTAATACTTCTTTATTGAAGAAGTAAAGACCGTCTTGAATAGATATATTATAATCATTGTGTATTGTATCTTCTTCAGTTTTTTTTGGCTTATTTAATACTTTGAGAGATAGACGTTCTATTTTTGTGTTTTGTTCATCAAAAAGTTTAGTATTTGAGAATGTATTGTAAGAGTTACCTTTGTAAGGTAAGAAGATATTGTTTGTTAAATATACGTTTGAATCACTGCTTTTTATGTAAGATAATCTTGAATCTCCTTCATCTGAATTTCCAATAAATATTTCTGTTAGCAAATTATTTTTATCGTCGAAGAATTTAAAATCTGGCTTTTCTTTTATTCCTAGTTCTTTATGTTTTTTTGGATCTCTACTTACAAGTTGATTTTTTTGAAGTTTTTCTAGATCTTGGATCATAGAGTTGACTTTTTTGTTATCAATTGGAAGTTTTATGTCGTTATATTGAAGTTCCCAACCTTTTCCCGATTTTGTAATTATTCCGTCAAGTTCTGTCTCGATTTTTGCAGTTTGATTGAAATCGACTGCAAAAAATTTTTCTTCTAGAAGCCTTGCAACTTGATTTTGATTGGAGAATATTATTCCTAACAAAAATGTGGATATTAATATTATAATTATTACTATTTTTATGTTTTCTTTCATTCCTAGCAACATTTTTTTATTTTCCATAAACTCTCCTTGATTAGTTGATTCTTCTTTTTTTGGTAAATCTAATAAGTCCAAATATTATTATTGCTATAGGCAATATAATTAAATTTATGATTATTAATGAAAATTTTGCATTTAACATTTCTTTTGATGAATTTATAAAATTTAGTTTTGAACGTACTTCTCTTGATTTAATGCTAAAAAACGCTTCCTTTTGCATCAAGTAATCAGAAATTCTTCCGGCAAGTTCAAAGTTTGAGGGCGAACCATTATACATATAATCACTAAATATCATGCTTGAGCCTAATAAAATTATTTTTGAATTTTCAGATTTTTTATCTTTATAGAAACTTTTAATTTGTCCTTCAACCGAATATCCAAGAATTTTTTGCTTATCTTCTTTGTTAAAGGTTTTTGGAACGTTAAATGAATGCATAGCTATGCTTGCAACTTCTTCATCATTAACTTGCCAAGATTCTTTAGAGCTTGCAAATAGGGGTAAATATTTTATATCGCTATTGTCTTTAGCTTCTATCAGATCTATTGAATTACTCCAAGGAATTATGGCATCATAGAAATTTTTAAGTAAGGGATTACCGAGATCTATGATATTACTTTTATCAATCAAGATCCATGGGTAGTAAGTTTGAAAATTGCCCCCTAAAAAAAGACTTGGTGCTCTTTTATCAAGGATAATATTATCATTATATTTGATGCCGTAGCTTTCAATTAGATTAAAAAGTTCGGATTTGATTGAAGTTGTGGTATATGGGCTTTGAGGATTATAATCAATTTTACTTGTAGTAAGTAAGACTTTTCCGTTATTGACAATAAATTCGTCAATTTTTCTCAAAGTCTCCCCATTTATTTCTTTAGAGCCAATTATAAATAATCCATTTATGTCTTTTAATTCTTCATTATTGGGGTTTATTTCTTTAACTTCGGTTTTGAAAGCTTTCTGCATTATTTCTATGAAATTTTTGTGTGTTGCTTTTAATTTGGCATCTCCAAACACAAGTCCTAATACTTTTTTTGTATTATTTATTAGCTTATCCAGGCTGCTTGCAAGATCATATTCTAAGTTGCTAATTTCTGTTACTATTGGGAGTACCTCACGTTTGCCTTCATAAATTATTTCAATTCCTGAATATATTTTGAGTATTGAAAGTTGATTGATTTCTCTTAGATCTATTTGTTGTGATGAAATTCCAATTTGTTCTAAAGGAGTGGTTAATTTGTCTGCATCTATTTCCCTATAAATTACTTTTCCGCTTGAAGAATCGGCAAAGCTTGTTAGAAAGTTTTTTATTTGTTCTGGAAATGCAAAATAATTTCCGAGACTTGCAGAATTATAGTAAGTAATATATATGTTTTCATTTGCATTTGAAATCAAATCTTTTGTAACTTTAGAAATTGTAAAAGCTCTGTTTTTAGTAAAATCTATTTTAAAAATAAAAATAGATATGTTGCAAAAGAGCAAAAATATTATTGTAAGATTTAAAGTTAAATTTAGAATCTCTTTATGTTTATTTTTCATAAAATAATTATCTCCATTTTTTTAATCTTATGCTATATGAACTTAACATCAAAAATGTAACTGAAAATGTAATAAAATAGATAAAGTCTGATAAGTTTAATATTCCCATATTAAAGTAACTAAAATGATTAGTAATTGAGATAAAGTTGAGTATTTGTCCAAATATATTGTCTTTTCCAAATATCATTACTAACTTTCCTGAAAAGACTATTATGATTAAGATAAACACACTTAGTATGTAAGATACTATTTGACTTCTAGTAATAGATGATATAAATACTCCCATGCTAAGCACTGAGTAAGAATAAAGGATTATTCCTAAATATTGAAGAAATATTATACCAAGGTCAAATTCGCCCATAAAAATTGTCATTATTGTTAGTGGTAGTGTGAGAGCAAAAAGTATTAATGTAAATATCTTAAGTGTGATAAATTTGCCAAGTACTATCTCTTGTGGACTTATTGGTAGTGCATAAAGTAATTCAATGCTTCCTGTTTTATGCTCTTCTGAGAATACCCCCATACTAAGAGCTGGAAGCACTAACATTAAAATGATAGGCATTGATGAGAAATAAGACATTAATGATGCATTGTCTTTAATAAAAAATCCTGATAAGAAAATAAAAGAAAAATTTACAAATATTAGGAAAAATAACATTACAACATATGCAGTTAGTGTGCCAAATAAAACTTTTAATTCTTTTTTTGACAAAGCTAAGGATTGTCTTAGATCTATTTTCATTATTTTTTCTCCTTTGTTAGTTTACTAAATATTTTTTCTAAACTTTCATGTTTTGGAATCATTGCTTTTATTATCATTCCTTTACTTACAACATAATTAAAAAGTTCTTTTTCAGTTTTATCAGGTGCAAGTCTTAATGAAACATTTATTTCTGTCTCATACTCTTCTATTTTAATTGAGGTAAATATGTCATTATTACTGAAATGTTCTTTTGTTGTTCCAGAATCTTTATAAATAATTAGATCTAGCTCAGTTTCTTTAAGTCTGTTTTTAACTATATTTTCCTTAGTATCATCAGCAATAATTTCTCCATTATTAATAATAATTATTCTTTTACAAATTGATTCAACTTCGCTTAAAATGTGAGAAGAAAACAGTATTGTACTACTTTTTGTAAGTTCTTTTAAAAATTCTTTAAATTCTATAATTTGGTTTGGATCAAGCCCATTTGTAGGTTCATCAAGTATTACAAGTTTGGGATTATTGATTATAGCACCAGCTATGCCTACTCTTTGCTTAAATCCTTTTGATAGTGCAGATATTAGTTTATTTTGGACACCTTCAAGCTTAAAAATACCTATTGCCTTATCTATTTCTTTTTTTGGATTTTTAACACCTTTAATTTCTGATATAAAATTTAAATACTCTTTAACAGATAATTCGGGATAAAGAGCCAGTTTTTCAGGTATGTATCCTACATTTTGCAATATTTCTTTTGAATTTTCTGTAATATCTTTGCCAAAGATTTTTACATTGCCCTTATTTGGATAATGAAATGATGTTAGAATTTTGATTAATGTCGATTTTCCTGCTCCATTTGGACCAAGTATTCCAAGAACCTCTCCTTCGTTAACTTTGAAGCTAACATTAAAGAGAGCTGTAAATGAGCCATATGTTTTAGTGATATTCTTTACATTTATCATATGATATCTCCTTAAGTACTATTATTTTATAATAAATTTATCTTTATTTGCTTTAAGTCTCATTCCATCTTTTGTTAAAAATATCTCTCCATTTGGATATTCTTGTTTTGCTTCGTCTAGTAACTCGAATAGATCTTTATTTAGTGTATATCTTTCACTAAAATGGATCAGTCCTGTTTGATGTACCTTTGCTTCTTTTGTAATTTTTGCTGCTAATTTTGCTGTTAAGTGCAATTTTTTTTTAGCCTCCTCTTTTAATTCGTTTTTGAATGTACTCTCAATAATTACTAGATTAAAGTTTTTGATATGTGTGCTTAGTTCTTCAAAGTAAGCCGTGTCTGTAATATATGCAAATTTTAGGCCTTTTTGCGGCTCTCCTAGTATATCAGAAGGTAATATTTTTTTTTCATTAAGTATTACCTCATGTCCTTCCTGTAAGTTTTTTCTAATAGGTCCTTTTGGTATGTTTAAACTTTCTGCCTTTTGGGTATCAAATTTTCCAGGCTTATTTTTTTCTATAAATAGATATCCAATACAGTCTATTGAATGTTTAAGTTTTATATATTCTATTCTTTTCTTTTTATCTTCATATAAAATTGATTCTGTTTTATTAATTATTATTTCTTTGTATATTATGTCATAATTTTTATGTACTCGTAAAAGTTCTATGTTTGTTTCTAGATATTTTTTGATGCCAGTAGGTCCAATGATGGTTAAAGGTTCTTTCCTTGTATTGCCACTTTGTGCCATCAACATTACTATTCCAAGTAAACCTGTGATGTGATCGGCATGTAAGTGTGTAATACAAATCATTTTGATTTTTTGCCATGATATTTTTTGTTTTCTAAGAGACATTTGAGTAGCTTCTCCGCAGTCAAAGAGAAAGCTTTCACCATGGTATTCTATTAAAACAGAAGTTAAATATCTGTTGTGTAGTGGTCTTGTTCCTCCTGTGCCAAGAATATTGATATTAAAGTTCAAAAATAATCTCCCAAAATTTTTTTGTTAGCAATGTGCAAAGATACGTTCCAAAACTGGTTTTGAAAGTGAGCATGGCATTTATATTGGTATCTTTTATTATTTTAAAATTATTTTTTAATTTAATAATACATGCTCCTTGATATTTTATGTAGAATCTCTATCTTGATAAAGGGTAGGTAAATATTATTTTGATTATTAGATTTTAATTTTTTGTACACTTGGATATTATATTATTTTTTTGTAAATTTAGAAATATTTCAAGTGAAAATTATTTATTGAAATAAAAATTTAAAGAAGATGAAGTTGTAGGATATTTTGTCTATTTTAAGAAATTATATAAATTTTCATATCTTTTAATATCATAATAAGTTGGAATATTAGACTTATTTTCAATATAATCTAAAATCTTTTTGGATAAATATGCTGACATTGATATTCCTCTTGTTCCAAATCCATTTAATATAAATATGTTTTTGTATTTTGGATGTTCACCAAGAAAGGGTTCTCGGTCAAGTGTAGAGGGTCTAATGTGCGCTTTGTGTTGTATTACTTTGTAATTTAGGTTTGTAATCTTTTTAAGCTTGTTTAATAATTCTTTTTTTGCCCATTCATTTGTGCTTGTATCTAACGTTTGCCATTCGTAAGTTCCGCCAAGGTAGAACTTGTTATCTTGTAAAGGTATTAAGGATACATGTCTATTATAAATTTCTTTAAGATTTAATCCTTGTATTTCTATTATCAGTATTTCTCCTTTTGCTAGTTTGAATGGAAGATATGAAAAAAGCCTTGCATTTTTTTCTTTGTATCCTCTTGTCAATATTAATTTTTTGAATTTAAATTCATTAATTATAAAAGATTTGTCATTTATTTTAATTTCATCTTCATTAATTTCTGCTTCTATGTATGCGTTATACTTTATAAAGTACTTTTTAAGGGTTTGTATATATAAATTTGTGTTCATTATTGCACCCTTTATTAGTATGCCTCCATCATTGTCATTGGAAAAATCGTGTACTTTTCCATTTTTTATTTCCGTGATGAAGTCTTTTATATTTTCATTATTTTTGATTTTTGAAATCAGTTCATCTTTTTGTGTTTTTGTGGTAAATGGTCTAAAAATAAGATTTTCTTTTAAGAAATCACAGTTAATATTTTTTTCCATTTCTTTGTAGTATTGAATTGCAAATGTGAAAATTTCAGGTTCTCTCCAAGCAATGTTCATTTTTCTTCCCATAATAGGGTTGATAAGCCCTCCTGCTACGGTTGTTGCTTTCTCAGCTCCATTGTCAAATAGAATCACACTTTTTTTTCTTTGAAGTATTTCATAAGTTAAAGTACTCCCAGCAATGCCACCACCAATGATTGCAAATTCATATTCCATTTAAATATTCCTTTTTTTAAGTTCTGTTTTCTTTGTAATTTTAAAGAATTACTTTTGAGTAAGCAATTTATTTGTAATTTATTCTCAAATCTTTCATTATTAGAATTGTTAGCTTGTTTTTTTTCAAATATTGATCGATCTTTAAGTGATATGTCTGTCATATGTTGATGGGGACATTTAAAAACCTTTTGTTTTTAATTATAATATGTATCACATTATATTTGTTGAAAAGGTAAGTTTATGGATTTTAAAGATATGAAGATGCAAACAGAAATACAGCAATCATTGGAGTTTGCATTAAAGAGTAGATCAATAGTTATTACAGGAGAGATTAATAAAGATACTTCTAAGCTATTTCAGGAAAGAATATTATTTTTAGAAGCATCGGACTGCAATAAACCGATATTTGTTTACATTGACTCGGAGGGTGGTGATATTGATGCTGGGTTTGCTATTTTTAACATGATACGTTTTGTAAAGCCTAAGGTTTTTACAATTGGAGTTGGACTTGTGGCAAGTGCTGGTGCTTTAATTTTTTTGGCTGCAGATTCAAAGAGTAGGTTTTCTTTGCCTCATGCGAGATATTTATTACATCAACCTTTAAGTGGTTTTAAAGGAGTTGCTACAGATATTGAAATTTATACAAATGAACTTAATAAAGTTAAGAGTGAACTTAATGATATTATTGCAAAAGAGACGGGACAGGAACTTGATAAGGTTGAAAAAGATACCGATAGAGATTTTTGGTTAGGTAGTGAATCTGCAATGAAATATGGTCTTGTCTTTAAAATTGTTACAACTAGACTTGAGCTTGAAGAATTTATTTCTTAGTCTTTTAGTATTATC harbors:
- a CDS encoding DUF4340 domain-containing protein; protein product: MENKKMLLGMKENIKIVIIIILISTFLLGIIFSNQNQVARLLEEKFFAVDFNQTAKIETELDGIITKSGKGWELQYNDIKLPIDNKKVNSMIQDLEKLQKNQLVSRDPKKHKELGIKEKPDFKFFDDKNNLLTEIFIGNSDEGDSRLSYIKSSDSNVYLTNNIFLPYKGNSYNTFSNTKLFDEQNTKIERLSLKVLNKPKKTEEDTIHNDYNISIQDGLYFFNKEVLRKERLLQMIQEFTTDGLEIDKTKINDYDLQYNIEIQWNNKGVNNIDVYFNKDEKNKDILLKRDNDVYYHITNKWTFFDIFNLEKKIKIKDNDPNEANLKDNNEHHDPHH
- a CDS encoding Gldg family protein, yielding MKNKHKEILNLTLNLTIIFLLFCNISIFIFKIDFTKNRAFTISKVTKDLISNANENIYITYYNSASLGNYFAFPEQIKNFLTSFADSSSGKVIYREIDADKLTTPLEQIGISSQQIDLREINQLSILKIYSGIEIIYEGKREVLPIVTEISNLEYDLASSLDKLINNTKKVLGLVFGDAKLKATHKNFIEIMQKAFKTEVKEINPNNEELKDINGLFIIGSKEINGETLRKIDEFIVNNGKVLLTTSKIDYNPQSPYTTTSIKSELFNLIESYGIKYNDNIILDKRAPSLFLGGNFQTYYPWILIDKSNIIDLGNPLLKNFYDAIIPWSNSIDLIEAKDNSDIKYLPLFASSKESWQVNDEEVASIAMHSFNVPKTFNKEDKQKILGYSVEGQIKSFYKDKKSENSKIILLGSSMIFSDYMYNGSPSNFELAGRISDYLMQKEAFFSIKSREVRSKLNFINSSKEMLNAKFSLIIINLIILPIAIIIFGLIRFTKKRRIN
- a CDS encoding ABC transporter permease produces the protein MKIDLRQSLALSKKELKVLFGTLTAYVVMLFFLIFVNFSFIFLSGFFIKDNASLMSYFSSMPIILMLVLPALSMGVFSEEHKTGSIELLYALPISPQEIVLGKFITLKIFTLILFALTLPLTIMTIFMGEFDLGIIFLQYLGIILYSYSVLSMGVFISSITRSQIVSYILSVFILIIIVFSGKLVMIFGKDNIFGQILNFISITNHFSYFNMGILNLSDFIYFITFSVTFLMLSSYSIRLKKWR
- a CDS encoding ABC transporter ATP-binding protein produces the protein MINVKNITKTYGSFTALFNVSFKVNEGEVLGILGPNGAGKSTLIKILTSFHYPNKGNVKIFGKDITENSKEILQNVGYIPEKLALYPELSVKEYLNFISEIKGVKNPKKEIDKAIGIFKLEGVQNKLISALSKGFKQRVGIAGAIINNPKLVILDEPTNGLDPNQIIEFKEFLKELTKSSTILFSSHILSEVESICKRIIIINNGEIIADDTKENIVKNRLKETELDLIIYKDSGTTKEHFSNNDIFTSIKIEEYETEINVSLRLAPDKTEKELFNYVVSKGMIIKAMIPKHESLEKIFSKLTKEKK
- a CDS encoding ribonuclease Z, translated to MNFNINILGTGGTRPLHNRYLTSVLIEYHGESFLFDCGEATQMSLRKQKISWQKIKMICITHLHADHITGLLGIVMLMAQSGNTRKEPLTIIGPTGIKKYLETNIELLRVHKNYDIIYKEIIINKTESILYEDKKKRIEYIKLKHSIDCIGYLFIEKNKPGKFDTQKAESLNIPKGPIRKNLQEGHEVILNEKKILPSDILGEPQKGLKFAYITDTAYFEELSTHIKNFNLVIIESTFKNELKEEAKKKLHLTAKLAAKITKEAKVHQTGLIHFSERYTLNKDLFELLDEAKQEYPNGEIFLTKDGMRLKANKDKFIIK
- a CDS encoding NAD(P)/FAD-dependent oxidoreductase — protein: MEYEFAIIGGGIAGSTLTYEILQRKKSVILFDNGAEKATTVAGGLINPIMGRKMNIAWREPEIFTFAIQYYKEMEKNINCDFLKENLIFRPFTTKTQKDELISKIKNNENIKDFITEIKNGKVHDFSNDNDGGILIKGAIMNTNLYIQTLKKYFIKYNAYIEAEINEDEIKINDKSFIINEFKFKKLILTRGYKEKNARLFSYLPFKLAKGEILIIEIQGLNLKEIYNRHVSLIPLQDNKFYLGGTYEWQTLDTSTNEWAKKELLNKLKKITNLNYKVIQHKAHIRPSTLDREPFLGEHPKYKNIFILNGFGTRGISMSAYLSKKILDYIENKSNIPTYYDIKRYENLYNFLK
- a CDS encoding ATP-dependent Clp protease proteolytic subunit encodes the protein MDFKDMKMQTEIQQSLEFALKSRSIVITGEINKDTSKLFQERILFLEASDCNKPIFVYIDSEGGDIDAGFAIFNMIRFVKPKVFTIGVGLVASAGALIFLAADSKSRFSLPHARYLLHQPLSGFKGVATDIEIYTNELNKVKSELNDIIAKETGQELDKVEKDTDRDFWLGSESAMKYGLVFKIVTTRLELEEFIS